In Achromobacter xylosoxidans A8, a single window of DNA contains:
- the nadA gene encoding quinolinate synthase NadA, producing MDTPNRRYVEFDLPATPSCPSAVGQAWARVPEPLPVAARAACAARIRELLARERAVLVAHYYVDAELQELAEQTGGCVGDSLEMARFGRDHEARTLVVAGVRFMGETAKILSPDKRILMPDLDATCSLDLGCPAADFAAWCDAHPDRTVVVYANTSAEVKARADWVVTSSIALDVIADLHARGEKILWAPDRHLGDYVQRQTGADMLLWQGSCLVHDEFKGVELELLRAEHPQAKVLAHLESPAAVLAQADVVGSTTQLIEAARKFDTGLLIVATDQGILHKMRAQAPGKIFLAAPTAGDSASCKSCAQCPWMAMNALTNLAETLEHGRNEIRLDPALGLRAKAPIDRMLDFAERRKRRVQASGDLAQDTPLYARIGPA from the coding sequence ATGGATACCCCCAACCGCCGGTACGTCGAATTCGATCTGCCCGCCACGCCCAGCTGCCCCAGCGCCGTCGGCCAAGCCTGGGCGCGCGTGCCCGAACCCTTGCCTGTCGCCGCGCGCGCAGCCTGCGCGGCGCGCATACGCGAACTGCTGGCGCGCGAACGCGCCGTGCTCGTCGCCCACTATTACGTCGATGCGGAACTGCAGGAACTGGCCGAACAGACCGGCGGCTGCGTCGGCGATTCGTTGGAGATGGCGCGCTTCGGGCGCGATCACGAGGCCCGCACGCTGGTGGTGGCTGGCGTGCGCTTCATGGGCGAGACGGCCAAGATCCTGAGCCCGGACAAGCGCATCCTGATGCCGGACCTGGACGCCACGTGTTCGCTGGATCTGGGCTGTCCCGCCGCCGATTTCGCGGCCTGGTGCGATGCCCATCCGGACCGGACGGTGGTGGTCTACGCCAACACCAGCGCCGAAGTGAAGGCGCGCGCGGACTGGGTCGTCACCTCGTCCATCGCGCTGGACGTGATCGCGGACCTGCATGCGCGCGGCGAGAAAATCCTGTGGGCGCCGGACCGGCATCTGGGCGACTATGTGCAGCGCCAGACCGGCGCCGACATGCTGCTGTGGCAGGGGTCGTGCCTGGTGCACGACGAGTTCAAGGGCGTCGAACTGGAGCTGCTGCGCGCCGAACATCCGCAGGCCAAGGTGCTGGCGCATCTGGAGTCGCCCGCGGCGGTGCTGGCGCAGGCGGACGTGGTGGGCTCGACCACCCAGCTGATCGAGGCCGCGCGCAAGTTCGACACCGGCCTGCTGATCGTGGCGACCGACCAGGGCATCCTGCACAAGATGCGGGCGCAGGCGCCCGGCAAGATCTTCCTGGCCGCGCCCACGGCGGGCGACAGCGCCAGCTGCAAGAGCTGCGCGCAATGTCCCTGGATGGCCATGAATGCCTTGACCAATCTGGCCGAGACGCTGGAGCACGGCCGCAACGAAATCAGGTTGGATCCGGCGCTGGGCCTGCGCGCCAAGGCGCCGATCG
- a CDS encoding PhzF family phenazine biosynthesis protein yields the protein MPQLDIYQVDAFTAAPFGGNPAAVVPLQAWLPDATLQRIAEENNLSETAYFVRKGDVYELRWFTPAVEVDLCGHATLASAWVLFEQLGATEDVLRFATRSGELQVRRAGDRLAMDFPAKRPESQEIPAGLLQALGLPGAQAFCKTDDYLVVIDDEALIDALKPDFAALAAFDTRGVAVTAPSAQFDFVTRWFGPRVGVNEDPVTGSAHTSLAPYWAQRLGKRSLSAQQGGARKGQLQCEVLDNGRVIISGQAALYMRGSIFI from the coding sequence ATGCCGCAACTCGATATCTATCAGGTAGACGCTTTCACCGCCGCTCCCTTCGGCGGCAACCCCGCCGCGGTGGTGCCGCTGCAGGCGTGGCTGCCGGACGCAACGCTGCAGCGCATCGCCGAAGAAAACAATCTGTCGGAAACCGCCTACTTCGTGCGCAAGGGCGATGTCTACGAGCTGCGCTGGTTCACCCCCGCGGTGGAGGTGGACTTGTGCGGCCATGCCACGCTGGCGTCGGCCTGGGTGCTGTTCGAGCAACTGGGCGCAACCGAGGATGTGCTGCGCTTCGCCACGCGCAGCGGCGAATTGCAGGTGCGCCGCGCCGGCGACCGGCTGGCGATGGATTTCCCGGCCAAGCGGCCCGAATCGCAGGAAATTCCAGCGGGCTTGCTGCAGGCCCTCGGACTGCCGGGCGCGCAGGCGTTCTGCAAGACGGACGACTATCTGGTGGTGATAGATGATGAAGCGCTGATCGATGCCTTGAAGCCGGACTTCGCGGCGCTGGCGGCCTTCGACACGCGCGGCGTGGCGGTGACGGCGCCGTCGGCGCAATTCGATTTCGTGACGCGCTGGTTCGGGCCGCGCGTGGGCGTGAACGAGGATCCGGTGACCGGATCGGCGCATACCTCGCTGGCGCCGTACTGGGCCCAGCGCCTGGGCAAGCGCAGCCTGAGTGCGCAGCAGGGCGGGGCGCGCAAGGGCCAACTGCAATGCGAGGTGCTGGACAACGGCCGCGTGATCATCAGCGGCCAGGCGGCGCTGTATATGCGCGGCTCGATCTTTATCTGA